The window GCGCAAACGCCCGATCATGCCGCTGGTGGAGGCCCTGCGCTCCCTCGGCGTCGAGGCGGAAGCGCCGACCGGTTGCCCGCCCGTCACCGTCTGCGGTAAGGGCACAGGGTTCCCGAAGGGCAGCGTCACCATCGACGCCAATCTTTCCAGCCAATATGTGTCGGCACTTCTGATGGCGGCCGCCTGCGGCGACAAGCCTGTCGATATCATCCTCAAGGGCGAGGAAATCGGCGCCAAGGGCTATATCGATCTCACCACATCGGCCATGGAAGCCTTCGGCGCGAAGGTGGAGCGGGTGAGCAACGCCATCTGGCGCGTGCATCCGACGGGTTACACGGCGACCGATTTCCACATCGAGCCGGATGCCTCCGCCGCCACCTATCTCTGGGGTGCGGAACTGCTGACCGGCGGCGCGATCGATATAGGCACGCCGGCCGATAAATTCACCCAGCCGGATGCCAAGGCCTATGAGGTCATGGCGAAGTTTCCGCACCTGCCCGCCGAAATCGACGGTTCGCAGATGCAGGACGCCATTCCGACCATCGCGGTTCTCGCCGCCTTCAACGAGACGCCGGTGCGTTTCGTCGGCATCGCCAATCTGCGCGTCAAGGAATGCGACCGTATCCGCGCCGTCTCGCTCGGCCTCAACGAAATCCGTAACGGTCTGGCGCATGAGGAAGGCGACGACCTGATCGTGCATTCCGATCCGGCTCTTGCGGGCCAGACGGTCAAGGCCTCCATCGATACTTTTGCCGACCACCGCATCGCCATGAGCTTTGCGCTGGCGGCGCTGAAGATCGGTGGAATCGCTATCCAGAACCCTGCCTGCGTGGGCAAGACCTACCCGGCTTACTGGAAAGAGCTCGCCTCGCTCGGCGTCGAGTACACGGAAAAGGAAAGCGCTGCCGAGCCGCAGCATTAGAAGAACGGTATTGGTTTTCCGTCATTCCGGCCTTGAGCCGGAATCCAGCGCGATCAAGTCCTTGATCGCGAAAGACTCTTCAAGCCGCGCAGACGCGCGGCTGCTGGATACCGGGTCATCCTCGGACTTGATCCGGGGACCGGTATGACGGAATGACCGTGCTGCGCATCATCACTTGAAACCGGAAACGCTCCATTCCCTTAAGGAGAACCGCCCGTGAAGACCATCGCCGCAAGACTTCTCGCGTTGTTCGTCTTCCTGGGCGCGGCCTTCCCGGCCTTCGCGGAGGAATTCATCCGCTCCTACCATTCCGTCATCGAGGTGGCGGCGGATGGCAAGCTGACGGTGACCGAAACCATCACCGCCCGCGCCGAAGGCCAGAATATCAAACGTGGCATCTTTCGCGATTTCCCGCTTTATGCGCTGGATGCGAATAACCGCCGTACCAAGGTGGATTTCAACGTCGTTTCGGTGGAGCGCGATGGCGCGCCGGAAAACTGGCGCACCGAGAATATCGACGGCGGCATCCGCATCTATACCGGCAGCGCCGAGCGTTTTCTGCCGACCGGCGAGCATATCTTCCAGATCACCTACACCACCGCCCGGCAGATCCGCTATTTCAGCGATTATGACGAGCTGACCTGGAATGTCACCGGCAATGGCTGGCAATTCCCCATGGGCGAGATTTCCGCCACCATCACGCTGCCGCAGGGCATCAGGGCCACCGAAACCGCCATCTTCACCGGTCCGCTTGGCGCGAAAGGCAAGGATGCGCGCATTCTGAACGAAGGTAACGAGGTATTCTTTGCCTCTACTCGCCCCTTTACCGTGGGCGAGGGCATGACGGTCGCCGTCAAGCTGCCCAAGGGCGCGATTGCCGCCCCTGACACTTCGCAGGAAGCGGGCTGGTGGCTGCGGGATAATCTCGCCATTCTGCTTTCGGGCGGCGGGCTTTTTGCCGTGCTGCTTTATTACCTGCGCGCCTGGTTCGCCGTTGGCCGCGATCCGGCGAAGGGCGTGGTCGTGCCGCGCTGGGATGCGCCGGAGGGGCTCTCGCCGGCTCTGGTCAACTATGTCGATAACAGGGGCTTTTCGGGTGCCGGCTGGACGGCGCTTTCTGCCTCGGCCCTTGATCTTGCGGTGAAGGGTTATGTCGTTCTGGAGGACTTGAAGAACGCCATCGTCATTCGCCGCACGGAAAAGGCGACCGCTGCCGATCTGCCGACCGGCCAGAAAACGCTGCTGTCCTCCATCGGCGGCCCTGGCAAGACGCTGACCATCGACAAGGCCCATGGTGCGGAGGTCGAAAAGGTCGGAACACAGTTTCGCGCAGCGATAGAGAAAGAGCATCGCGGCAAATATTACCGCAGCAATGCCGGTTACATCGTTTTCGGCATCTTCCTCAGCATCGCCCTCATCGTCGCGACGCTGGTGTTTGGCGATCTGGATGAAAGCGCCATTGCCGCCGTGCTGGTCTTCGGCTTTTTCGCCTTCTTCTTCAGCATCCTGTCGATCGGTATCGGCCGCCAGTTTTCGCGCGGCGCACCGCTGCGCAAGCGGATCGGCGGCATCGTCATGCTGGCCTTTGCCGGTTTCGTGGCCTTTTCCGCCATTGGCGGCATCGCCACGCAAATCCTGCTGGATGTGACGCATGACACCAAGTCGCTGGCGCTGGCCGCCATCGGCGGCATCGTGCTGACCAATGCGCTGTTTCTGTTCCTGATGGGCGCGCCGACGCCGCTCGGCCGCAAGCTGATGGATGGCATCGAAGGCCTCAGAACCTATCTGACGCTGGCGGAAAAAGACCGGATGAACATGGCAGGCGCGCCCGCCATGTCGCCGCAGCATTTCGAGACGTTGCTGCCCTATGCCGTGGCGCTTGGCGTCGAAAAACCGTGGAGCCGCACCTTCGAGGCCTGGCTTGCCACCGCCGCTGCCGGTGCCGCTGCGGCAAGTTATGCGCCCGGCTGGTATGCGGGCAGCAATTACGGAACCTTTGGCGACAGGATCGGCGGCTTTTCCACCTCCATGGCCAATACCATCGCTTCCACCATTCCCCAGCCCGTCAGTTCTTCCGGCTCCAGCTTTTCGGGCGGTGGCGGCGGCGGTTTTTCCGGCTCCGGCGGCGGTGGTGGTGGCGGCGGCGGCTGGTAACGCCCGCCGGCGGTAATTTAACCGATAGCTGGTGACTTTTGCCGCTGGTCTTGCTAAGTCCGCGACACTCTTTTGCAACAGATTAAAGTCCTTATCCCATGCCCGATCTTCTGCTTGAACTTCGCTCCGAAGAAATCCCCGCCCGCATGCAGCGCAAGGCGGCGGGCGATCTGAAGAAACTCGTCACCGATGCCTTGGTGGAGAGAGGGCTGACCTATGAGGGCGCGCGCGAATATTGGACGCCGCGCCGCCTGACGCTGGATATTCGCGGCCTCAACGCCCGCTCCGCCGATGTGCGTGAGGAAAAGAAGGGCCCGCGCACCGACGCCAATGAAAAGGCCATCGAAGGCTTTCTGCGCGGCGCCGGCCTCAACGACATTTCGGAAGCACAGGTCGTTTCCGATCCGAAGAAGGGCGATTTCTACATCGCCATTATCAACAAGCCCGGCCGTCCGGCGGAAGAGATCATCGCGGAAGTGATGCCCGGCATCATCCGTTCCTTCCCCTGGCCGAAATCCATGCGCTCCGGCCCGGCTTCCATGCCGAAGGGTTCGAGCTATGCCGGCATCGAAGGCAAGGGCTCCGAAAGCCTGCGCTGGGTGCGGCCGCTGCAATCCATCGTCTGCCTGTTCGGCCCCGAGCATGACGAAACCCAGGTCATTCCTTTCGTGATCGACGGCATCGTCGCCGGCAACGTCACCTATGGCCATCGTTTCCATGCTCCCAGCCCGATCACCGTGCGCCGTTTCGAAGATTATGTCTCGAGCCTCGAAAAGGCGAAGGTCATTCTCGATGCCGAACGCCGCAAGGATATCATCCTGCACGACGCCAAGGATCTGGCTTTCGCCAACGGTCTGGAACTGGTGGAAGATGAAGGCCTGCTGGAAGAAGTCTCCGGCCTCGTCGAATGGCCGCAGGTGCTGATGGGCACCTTTGAGGAAGATTACCTGCAGATCCCCGCGGAAATCATTCGCCTCACCATCAAGACCAATCAGAAGTGTTTCGTCACCCGCAATCAGGGTGCGGAAGAAGGTCTTTCCAACCGTTTCATCCTGATCTCGAACATCGAGGCGAGCGATGGCGGCAAGGAAATCATCCATGGCAATGGCAAGGTCGTGCGCGCCCGCCTGTCGGATGCCCGCCACTTCTGGAACCGCGACCAGGGCGATCTGCCCGATCTCGAAACGCTCAAAGATTCGGCTGCGAAATTCGGCCTCGATCTCAAGAAGCCGCTCGACCAGCGTATGGCGAAGCTCGATGCGCTGAACGTCACCTTCCATGCCAAGCTCGGTACGCAGGGTGAGCGCGTGGCCCGTATCCGCGAACTGGCGAAGGCGCTGGCCCCGGTTGTCGGCGCCGATGCCGATCTGGTGGACCGCGCCGTGGTGCTGGCCAAGGCCGATTTGCGCACCGAAGCCGTCGGTGAATTCCCCGAGCTTCAGGGCCTGATGGGTCGCAAATATGCGACGCTGCAGGGCGAGAATGAAAGCGTCGCGGCGGCAATCGAAGATCACTACAAGCCGCAAGGCCCCTCAGACCGTCTGCCGGCCGACAAGGTGGCGATCACGGTCTCTCTGGCCGACAAGCTCGATACACTCGTTGGTTTCTGGGCCATCGATGAGAAGCCGACCGGCTCCAAGGATCCCTTCGCGCTGCGCCGTGCGGCGCTGGGCGTGGTGCGCATTCTGCTTGAGAAAAACGTGCGGCTTCCGCTGCTGAGCGTTGCGAAGGACCCGGACCTTCTCTCCTTCTTCCACGACCGCCTGAAAGTCTATCTGCGCGACCTCGGCGCGCGTTACGATCTGATCGACGCCGTCCTGACGCCGGAATCCGATGATCTGCTGATGATCGCCCGCCGTGTCGAGGCGCTCACCGCCTTCATCACCGGCGAAGATGGCCGCAACCTTCTGGCAGGCGCCAAGCGTGCAACCCAGCTTCTGGCTGCGGAAGAAAAGAAGGGCACCGTGGTGGCGAACAGCGTTTCGGAAGAGCTGTTGAAGCTTGATGCCGAAAAGGCGCTCTACGCGGCGATCAGGACGGCTTCTGCCGATGCTGCGAAGGCTGTTGAGGGCGAGGATTTCCGCTCCGCCATGCAGGCGCTCTCCACACTTCGCGCGCCGGTCGACAGGTTCTTTGAGGATGTGCTCGTTAATGACGAGGATGCGGCCATCCGTGCAAACCGTCTGGCGCTGCTGAAGGCTATTCGCGAGGCGACCGGAACGGTTGCGGATTTCTCGAAGATTACGGGGTGAGGGGGTTCGGGGTAGCCAGGTATGTCAGCGTGCTTGGTTCACCCCCCTCTGCCCTGCCGGGCATCTCCCCCTCAATGGGGGAGATCGACCTGTGGCAACCTCTCAGCCACATTGAACGTTTCGGGAAGAGCGGGGAGCGTGCCTCTCGCCGATCTCCCCCCTTGAGGGGGAGATGCCCGGCAGGGCAGAGGGGGGTAAGCCGCGACCTCGACTCTCGAAGGATGCCTCCCCATTGACCCACACCACCCCCAAAATCCTCATCAGCGCCTGCCTCCTCGGCCAACCTGTCCGTTACGACGGCAGAGGCAAACCCTTCGCCCACCCGGCGATAGACCGCTGGCGGCAGGAGGGCAGGCTGGTCACGATCTGTCCGGAGATGGCGGGCGGCATGCCCGTGCCGCGCCCGCCGGCGGAAATCGAGAAGGGTGCCTCCGGCCTCGATGTGCTGGAGGGCCGCGCCCGCGTGCTGGAGGTCACCGGTGGCGATGTCACGGCGCAATTTATCGCCGGTGCGGAAAGGGCGCTGGGCTTTGCCAGGGCCAATGGCTGCACATATGCACTTCTGATTGACGGCAGCCCGTCCTGTGGGTCGGTTGCGATCTATGACGGTTCGTTTTCTGGCGTCAAACACGCGGGCAACGGGGTTACGGCGGCGCTGCTCGAAAAAGCCGGTATAGCCGTATTTTCACCTGCCGATATCGACCGGCTGGATGCGCTGACCCGCTGAAATGAGGCGCTGCAAATACGGCTTCGCCTGCTTCCCGAGGTGGTAAATACTCCCTGCCGTCATCCTCGCCCTTGAGGCGAGGATCCACAATGCAATCTGGCCATGGGTCCTCGGGTCGAGCCCGAGGACAACGCCGAATATGTAGGGAACGTTTTGGAGAGCACATAAAAATGCCGGGTCCGTGCCCGGCATTTTTGTTTCAATCGCATGAGAGCGTTCGTGGTCACCCAGCCATGCGCATCTGCTCCGCCATGCCATGAAGCTGGTGGCCGGAGGAGACGCGGAAGCCGCGGATGAGGTTCAGCAGCTCTTCGGTGTCCACGGCGAGCGCTTCCGCCGAAGCCGTGGTTTCTTCCGCCATCGCCGCATTGTGCTGGGTGGCGACATCGAGTTGGTTGAGCGATGAGGAGATCGAGCGCAATGTCGTGTCCTGTTCGGCGGCCGAATGGGCGATCTTGCTGACGATTTCGTTGGCCGATTTGATCTGGTCCGAAATCCGTTTCAGCGCATCGCCGGCCTCGCCGACAAGGCGCACACCGTTTTCCACCTGGGCGGAAGAACGGGCTATCTGGTCCTTGATCTCCTTGGCGGCGGCGGCGGATTTCTGCGCCAGTTCGCGCACTTCCTGCGCCACCACGGCAAAGCCCTTACCGGCCTCACCCGCACGCGCCGCTTCCACACCGGCATTCAGTGCCAGAAGGTTGGTCTGGAAGGCGATGTCGTCGATCACGCCGATGATATTGGAAATCTGGTCGGAAGACTGTTCGATACCGCTCATCGCTGATATCGCCTCTTCCACCACCCGGTCGCTGCGCATGGCCTCCGAGCTGACGGTGGTGACGCGCTTGGCGGCGTCGGCCGCCCCTTCCGCCGTCTGGCGCACCGCAACCGTCAGTTCGTCGAGCGCCGCGGATGTCTCTTCCAGATTGGCAGCTTGCCGCTCGGTGCGCTGCGAAAGCTCATTGGAGGCCTTGCGGATTTCTTCCTTGGAGCCGCCGATGTCGATGCTCTTGGAATTCACCTTGGCCATGGCGGCGTCGAGATGGGTCAGTGCCTCGTTGAAATTGTCGCGCAGCGCCGCATAACGGTTGCCGAGATCGCCGCAGCGTACGGTCAGATCGCCGCCGGCGAGCTTCTCCAGTGCCTCGCCTATGGTGGTGACGACACGAGCCTGCAAGGCGGCCTCATCGCGTTGCATGTCGAGATTGTTCTGGCGCTCGGTGTCGAGCTGGTTCTGCTGTTCTTCCTGCCGGCGCTGCATGGCGTGGCGCTCGCGCACCTTGTCCTGGAGCGAGGCAGTGGCCTTCGCCATCATGCCCACTTCGTTCGTCAGGCCAGTATGGGGAATGGCGAGCGAGACGTTCTCATTGGCCACTTCGCCGAGCGCACGGTGAATGTCGCCGAGTGGTTTGGAAATGCCACGGATGACGTAGAAAGCGGCGGCCAGTGCGAGCACGAAGATGGCGGCACCGATGGACAGCGCCTTCATCACCTCGCCGCGCACCTGCGCGTTCAGATCGTCGATGTAAACGCCGGTCACGACCACCACCTGCCAGGGCTCGAAGGCAAGCGCATAGGAGCTTTTGGCGTAGTCATTGCCTTCCATGCCGGGCTTCGGACCGTAAAAATCCGTCTGGCCGCCGCCGTTGCGGCCAAGCCGCACCAGCTCGTCGCGATAGGCGAAACCCTTGCTGTCCGGTTTGCCCTTGAAGCTTTCGCCGACGCGCTTGGCATCGGGATGGAACTTCATCGTCACATCGTAATCGTAACCGAACAGATAGCCATCAGGCGTGAAGCGCATGGCGCTTACCGTGGCGTAGGCCTGCTTCATGGCCTCGTCCCGCGAAAGCGTCCCGGCCTTTTCCCTGTCGTGGAAGGATTGCAGGATGGAAATGGCCGATTGCACCTGCGTCCGCAACATGCCGTAGCGTTCCTCATAGATCGCGTCGGTGGCGGATTTCAGCTGGTAGAAGGTCGCAACGGAGAAGGCGGCCATCAGGGCCACGACGAGAACGATCAGCTGACGGGAAATGGAAAGGTTCTTCATGGGCGCTCACAAGCGTTTTGCATCGCGCACCTCAAAAAAGCTGCGCGCTGCCGAAGTTTCGGAAATGGGAATCGCGCCTGATGCGCGGTGAACAGCCTGAAAAGCGAGCCTCCGCCCCAGGCATGATGTCGTGCTGCATTGCACTATGAAAATACTTAGCGGCCAAAAATTTGAATAAATATTTAATTAGAAAGAGCTTTATCAGCCCGATTGGCAGAATAAGGGCGGAGAATTCCGATATTCACCGCATGGTTGCTGTGAATTGTGGCGAATGCAGCAATGGCGCGATTATTTGACGTTTGTCATGAGAATACGCGTTGCGTTCTCGGTCAGTTGCCACGCAATTGGAAATCCGGGAATGTCGGCGTAGCCGAAGCGCTTGCGGGTGCTCCCGCATTCTCCGCAGAAATTTCCTTCACCGCCGATGTCGTCGTCGTTGCGTCGATGGCGGGGGGAGTTGAGGCCGTTTCGTCGGGCTGCGCCACAGGTTCAGCATCGTCATAAGTCGCGATTGCATTCTGGGTCTCGCCGGGCATCCATGCCGGATTGGTGCTGACGAAAGTAACGGGTGCGCCGCCCAGCCAGGCTTCGGTACGCACCAGCGTGCGTTTGCCATCGATTTCGCGCATTTCCATATGCTGCGTGCCGGGCTCGATGGAGGGAATGGCGTAACCCTGCGTCACGGTCTTGCCCTTCAGGGGCTGGCAACCACTGCAATCCAGGCGCACGAAGCTGCCATTGGTGATATGCGTGCCATTGATATATTCGACGGAGGACGCCATCGCCGACCCGCTGGTCAGCGCCACAATCGCTGTGAGAAGAAGACGACGCATCGAAAAACTCCCGAAATAACGGCGTGGTCTCTTTTTCGAGACACAGTGCGCCATTCAATGTTCGGACAAGTATTATCGATGTTTCGTTTCCATCGGGTCAGCAAACTTGGTAAAAATTGAACGAAATATTCGCTCCCAACCCCGTTTTCTTTAAGAATCAGGCCTTTTCGCGGGCGACGGCCTGCCAGCCTATATCGCGGCGGCAGAAGCCGTTTTCCCATTCCACCCGGTCGGCCAGCGCATAGGCGCGGGCCTGCGCTTCCGTCACGGTCTTTCCAAGGGCGGTGACGTTAAGCACGCGTCCGCCCGTGGCCACCAGCCTGCCGTCCTTCAGCGCGGTTCCGGCATGGAACACCTTGGCCTCTTCGCTGGCTTCGGGAATATGGGCGATCGGCGTGTTCTTGTCGTAAGCGCCGGGATAACCCTTCGAGGCGAGAACGACGGTCAGCGCCGCATCGTCGCGCCATTCCGCCTCGACCTTGTCCAGCGTGCCGGTGGCGGTGGCATAGAGGATCGGCAGCAGATCGCTTTTCAGGCGCATCATCAGCACCTGGCATTCGGGATCACCGAAACGGACGTTATATTCGATCAGTTCCGGGCCCTTGGCGGTGATCATCAATCCCGCAAAAAACACGCCGGAGAAGGGATTGCCATCCTTGGCCATGCCCGAGATCGTCGGCTCGATGATCTCCTTCATGGTGCGCTCCACCATGGCCGGCGTCATCACGGGGGCGGGGGAATAGGCACCCATGCCGCCCGTATTCGGGCCGGTATCGCCGTCGCCGACGCGCTTGTGATCCTGCGCGGTGGCGAGCGCCAGTGCGGTCTTGCCATCCGAAAGGCAGAAGAAGCTCGCTTCCTCGCCATCGAGGAAGGCCTCCACCACCACTTCGGCGCCGGCCGCGCCGAAAGCGCCGTCGAAACAGTCGTCGATGGCGGCAAGCGCCTCGGCTTCCGTCATCGCAACGGTCACGCCCTTGCCCGCGGCAAGCCCGTCGGCCTTGATGACAATCGGCGCGCCCTGTTGACGAACATAGTCCCTGGCCGGTTCGGCGGATTTGAAACGCTGGTAAGCGCCGGTCGGAATATCGTAGCGCGCGCAGAGATCCTTGGTGAAACCCTTGGAACCCTCAAGCTGGGCGGCTGCCTTCGAGGGGCCGAAAGTGGCAATGCCGGCGGCGCGCAGATCATCCGCAAGACCGGCAACCAGCGGCGCTTCCGGGCCGACGACGACGAAGTCGATTGCCTTTTCTTTCGCAAAGGCGATGATGGCCGCGTGGTCTTCCACATCAAGCGGCACAAGCGTCGCGTGATCGGCAATGCCGGGATTGCCGGGGGCGGCATAAAGCTCATCGAGCAGGGGAGACTGGGCGATTTTCCACGCCAGCGCATGTTCGCGTCCGCCGGAACCGATCAACAGAACTTTCATGGTCAATACCCCTGCAAATTCGCCAGTAACCTTGTGGGACGGGCGTTAAGGGCAGGGGGGCGAAAGGTCAAGGAGAAAGCGCCGCAAATGCCCGTCTTTCCCTTGAACGCCGCCTTTCCTGTGGAATCGTTGCCGCCTCTTGTTGTCACGCCACAATCAGACATTATGTTCGCCGCTCCAGACGTGACATCAGAGAACCTCCAAGAGTCCCCTATGACCGCAGACAATGCCCGCCTCGCCTCGCTCATCGCTTCCGAAATCAACGCCCGCGCCGATCAGGTGAAGGCGGCGGTAGCCTTGCTGGATGAGGGCGCGACCGTTCCCTTCATCGCCCGTTACCGCAAGGAAGTGACCGGAGGGCTGGATGACACGCAGCTTCGAACGCTCGCGGAACGCCTCGTTTATCTGCGGGAACTCAATGCGCGCCGCGGCTCCATCGTGGAGTCCATCACCGGCCAGGGCAAGATGACCGACGAGCTGATGGTCAAGATCATGCAGGCGGGCACCAAGGCGGAGCTGGAAGATCTCTATCTGCCCTATAAGCCGAAGCGCCGCACCCGTGCCGAAATCGCCCGCGAACGCGGTCTCGGCCCGCTGGCAAAAGCGATATGGGAGAACCGCGCCGCCGATCCGGCAAAGCTTGCGGAAGCTTATGTTCAGGGTGAGGTGGCCGATGTGAAGGCAGCACTCGAGGGCGCGCGCGACATCGTGGCGGAAACCATGACGGAAAATGCCGATCTGCTCGGCCGCCTGCGCGATTACATGCGCCAGAACGCCACCTTCCGCGCCAAGGTGGTGGATGGCAAGCAGGCGGCGGGTGAGAAATTCTCCGACTATTTCGATCATTTCGAGCGCTGGGCGACGGTGCCGGGCCACCGGGCGCTGGCCATGCTGCGTGGCTGGAACGAAGAAATTCTGACATTGACCATAGACGTCGATGCGGATGATCCTTCGCCGGTCAAGCCGGCACAGCGCACCATCGCCGCCGCCTTCGATATCCGCAATGCCGGCCCCGCCGACCAATGGCTGATGGAAGTGGCTGGCTGGACATGGCGGGTGAAGCTCTCCATGTCGCTCTCGCTCGATCTGATGCGCGAATTGCGCGAGCGTGCCGAAGAAGAGGCGATCCATGTTTTTGCCCGCAATCTCAAGGATCTGCTTCTGGCAGCCCCCGCCGGCTCCCGCGCCACCATGGGGCTCGATCCGGGCATCCGCACCGGCGTCAAGGTGGCTATCGTGGATGGCACCGGCAAACTGCTGGACACCACGACGGTTTATCCCTTCCCGCCGAAGAACGACGTGCGCGGCACGCAGGCGGAACTCGCCCTGCTCATCCGCAAGCACAATGTCGAGCTGATCGCCATCGGTAATGGCACTGGCAGCCGCGAAACGGAAAAGCTGGTCGCCGATCTTCTGGCGCAGATGCCGGCTTCGGCTTCGGGCGCAAAGCCCACCAAGGTCATCGTCTCGGAGGCGGGCGCTTCGGTCTATTCCGCTTCGGAACGGGCGGCGGCGGAATTCCCCAATCTCGATGTTTCGCTGCGGGGCGCCGTCTCCATCGCCCGCCGCCTTCAGGATCCGCTGGCGGAACTGGTGAAGATCGAGCCGAAATCCATCGGTGTCGGCCAGTACCAGCATGACGTCGATCAGGGCCGCCTCAGCCGCTCGCTCGATGCTGTCGTGGAAGATGCGGTGAATGCCGTCGGCGTCGATCTCAACACCGCCTCTTCGCCGCTTCTGGCACGGGTGTCCGGCCTTGGCAGCTCGATTGCCGATGCCATCGTTGCCCATCGCGACCAGACGGGTCCCTTCGCCAGCCGCAGGGAATTGCTGAAGGTGCCGCGCCTTGGCCAGCGCACCTTCGAACAATGCGCCGGCTTCCTGCGCATCCCGAACGGCAAGGAGCCGCTGGATGCTTCCTCGGTGCACCCGGAAGCCTATGGCGTGGCGAAAAAGATCGTTGCCGCCTGCGGCCGCGATCTGCGCTCGCTGATGGGCGACAGCGCCGCATTGAAGGCGCTCGATCCGAAGAACTTCATCGACGAGCAATTCGGCCTGCCGACGGTAAAAGACATCATCGCCGAACTGGAAAAGCCCGGCCGCGACCCGCGCCCGAGCTTCAAGACCGCGACCTTTGCCGAGGGCGTTGACGAGATCACCGATCTGAAACCGGGCATGCTGCTGGAAGGCACCGTCACCAATGTCGCTGCCTTCGGCGCCTTCGTGGATATCGGCGTGCATCAGGATGGCCTCGTGCATGTCTCGCAGCTGGCGGACCGTTTCGTGAAGGACCCGCATGAGGTCGTCAAGGCGGGCGATGTCGTCAAGGTGCGAGTCGTGGAAGTGGATGTGAAGCGCAAGCGCATCGGCCTCACCATGCGCAAGGATGGCGGCGAGGCAGCGCCGCAGC is drawn from Agrobacterium tumefaciens and contains these coding sequences:
- a CDS encoding 3-phosphoshikimate 1-carboxyvinyltransferase: MIELTITPPDHPLSGKVEPPGSKSITNRALLLAGLARGKSRLTGALKSDDTLYMAEALREMGVKVTEPDATTFVVEGTGVLQQPEKPLFLGNAGTATRFLTAAAALVDGAVIIDGDEHMRKRPIMPLVEALRSLGVEAEAPTGCPPVTVCGKGTGFPKGSVTIDANLSSQYVSALLMAAACGDKPVDIILKGEEIGAKGYIDLTTSAMEAFGAKVERVSNAIWRVHPTGYTATDFHIEPDASAATYLWGAELLTGGAIDIGTPADKFTQPDAKAYEVMAKFPHLPAEIDGSQMQDAIPTIAVLAAFNETPVRFVGIANLRVKECDRIRAVSLGLNEIRNGLAHEEGDDLIVHSDPALAGQTVKASIDTFADHRIAMSFALAALKIGGIAIQNPACVGKTYPAYWKELASLGVEYTEKESAAEPQH
- a CDS encoding DUF2207 domain-containing protein, which gives rise to MKTIAARLLALFVFLGAAFPAFAEEFIRSYHSVIEVAADGKLTVTETITARAEGQNIKRGIFRDFPLYALDANNRRTKVDFNVVSVERDGAPENWRTENIDGGIRIYTGSAERFLPTGEHIFQITYTTARQIRYFSDYDELTWNVTGNGWQFPMGEISATITLPQGIRATETAIFTGPLGAKGKDARILNEGNEVFFASTRPFTVGEGMTVAVKLPKGAIAAPDTSQEAGWWLRDNLAILLSGGGLFAVLLYYLRAWFAVGRDPAKGVVVPRWDAPEGLSPALVNYVDNRGFSGAGWTALSASALDLAVKGYVVLEDLKNAIVIRRTEKATAADLPTGQKTLLSSIGGPGKTLTIDKAHGAEVEKVGTQFRAAIEKEHRGKYYRSNAGYIVFGIFLSIALIVATLVFGDLDESAIAAVLVFGFFAFFFSILSIGIGRQFSRGAPLRKRIGGIVMLAFAGFVAFSAIGGIATQILLDVTHDTKSLALAAIGGIVLTNALFLFLMGAPTPLGRKLMDGIEGLRTYLTLAEKDRMNMAGAPAMSPQHFETLLPYAVALGVEKPWSRTFEAWLATAAAGAAAASYAPGWYAGSNYGTFGDRIGGFSTSMANTIASTIPQPVSSSGSSFSGGGGGGFSGSGGGGGGGGGW
- a CDS encoding glycine--tRNA ligase subunit beta; amino-acid sequence: MPDLLLELRSEEIPARMQRKAAGDLKKLVTDALVERGLTYEGAREYWTPRRLTLDIRGLNARSADVREEKKGPRTDANEKAIEGFLRGAGLNDISEAQVVSDPKKGDFYIAIINKPGRPAEEIIAEVMPGIIRSFPWPKSMRSGPASMPKGSSYAGIEGKGSESLRWVRPLQSIVCLFGPEHDETQVIPFVIDGIVAGNVTYGHRFHAPSPITVRRFEDYVSSLEKAKVILDAERRKDIILHDAKDLAFANGLELVEDEGLLEEVSGLVEWPQVLMGTFEEDYLQIPAEIIRLTIKTNQKCFVTRNQGAEEGLSNRFILISNIEASDGGKEIIHGNGKVVRARLSDARHFWNRDQGDLPDLETLKDSAAKFGLDLKKPLDQRMAKLDALNVTFHAKLGTQGERVARIRELAKALAPVVGADADLVDRAVVLAKADLRTEAVGEFPELQGLMGRKYATLQGENESVAAAIEDHYKPQGPSDRLPADKVAITVSLADKLDTLVGFWAIDEKPTGSKDPFALRRAALGVVRILLEKNVRLPLLSVAKDPDLLSFFHDRLKVYLRDLGARYDLIDAVLTPESDDLLMIARRVEALTAFITGEDGRNLLAGAKRATQLLAAEEKKGTVVANSVSEELLKLDAEKALYAAIRTASADAAKAVEGEDFRSAMQALSTLRAPVDRFFEDVLVNDEDAAIRANRLALLKAIREATGTVADFSKITG
- a CDS encoding DUF523 domain-containing protein codes for the protein MTHTTPKILISACLLGQPVRYDGRGKPFAHPAIDRWRQEGRLVTICPEMAGGMPVPRPPAEIEKGASGLDVLEGRARVLEVTGGDVTAQFIAGAERALGFARANGCTYALLIDGSPSCGSVAIYDGSFSGVKHAGNGVTAALLEKAGIAVFSPADIDRLDALTR
- a CDS encoding HAMP domain-containing protein, with protein sequence MKNLSISRQLIVLVVALMAAFSVATFYQLKSATDAIYEERYGMLRTQVQSAISILQSFHDREKAGTLSRDEAMKQAYATVSAMRFTPDGYLFGYDYDVTMKFHPDAKRVGESFKGKPDSKGFAYRDELVRLGRNGGGQTDFYGPKPGMEGNDYAKSSYALAFEPWQVVVVTGVYIDDLNAQVRGEVMKALSIGAAIFVLALAAAFYVIRGISKPLGDIHRALGEVANENVSLAIPHTGLTNEVGMMAKATASLQDKVRERHAMQRRQEEQQNQLDTERQNNLDMQRDEAALQARVVTTIGEALEKLAGGDLTVRCGDLGNRYAALRDNFNEALTHLDAAMAKVNSKSIDIGGSKEEIRKASNELSQRTERQAANLEETSAALDELTVAVRQTAEGAADAAKRVTTVSSEAMRSDRVVEEAISAMSGIEQSSDQISNIIGVIDDIAFQTNLLALNAGVEAARAGEAGKGFAVVAQEVRELAQKSAAAAKEIKDQIARSSAQVENGVRLVGEAGDALKRISDQIKSANEIVSKIAHSAAEQDTTLRSISSSLNQLDVATQHNAAMAEETTASAEALAVDTEELLNLIRGFRVSSGHQLHGMAEQMRMAG